From the genome of Aminivibrio sp.:
GCGCGGCGGCCCGACCGTAGAGCACTGCGGCCATGGTTGAGTAGCCTGCGGTCATGACGGCGGCTCCCGAGGTGATGCCGAGAAGGGGCGACCGTATTCCGAGTTTTCCCGTGACGTAGCCTTCGGTTCCCTTGATGAAGAGAGTGAAGGGAGCCCAGAGAGGGTACCCGAGGAGGAGATCCGCCAGGGATGCGCCTATGCCGCCGGCGGCCGCACCCCACGCGGGGCCGAGGAGCAGGGCAGCCGTGTAGATGATTCCCTCCCCGAAGTTGAAGTAGAGCCGGAAGCCGGGCACCGGAATGCTGAGCATGGTGGCCCCGGTGACGGCGGCGATGAGGAGCCCCCTGAGGGCGACTTTTTTCGCGAGAGTGGCGTTCATGAGACGATGCCTCCTTTTTAGATTATTCGGGGTGTTGCAGTCATCCTGAGCGATAGCGATCGCAGAAGGACCTGGTTCTTGTCATCCTGAGCGAAGCGATCGCGGAAGGACCTGATTCTTGTCATCCTGAGCGAAGCGAAGGATCTCGGGCTTCGCCCTCAGAATGACAACAAAGGCAAGATCCTTCGGCCAAAAAGCCGGCCTCAGGATGACAAACCGCTTTTGTCGTCCTGAGCGAAGTGATCGCGGAAGGACCTGATTCTTGTCATCCTGAGCGAAGCGAAGGATCTCGGGCTTCGCCCTCAGAATGACAACAAAGGT
Proteins encoded in this window:
- a CDS encoding ECF transporter S component, producing MNATLAKKVALRGLLIAAVTGATMLSIPVPGFRLYFNFGEGIIYTAALLLGPAWGAAAGGIGASLADLLLGYPLWAPFTLFIKGTEGYVTGKLGIRSPLLGITSGAAVMTAGYSTMAAVLYGRAAAPVELVTDLLQCGMGAALALAALKPLRQALSRSSGGGM